Proteins from a single region of Tistrella mobilis:
- a CDS encoding quaternary amine ABC transporter ATP-binding protein, giving the protein MAEIEIRNVYKIFGRDTGTALRLAKEGLDKAEVLARTGCSVGLDDVSLTIGAGRIFVIMGLSGSGKSTLVRHINRLIEPTAGEVRFDGRNILDLGAKALRDFRTHRVSMVFQSFGLMPHRTVLQNVVYGQRVRGLSRAEARPIGMQWIEAVGLSGYEDKYPHQLSGGMKQRVGLARALAADTDVILMDEAFSALDPLIRTDMQDQLLQLQQNLAKTIVFITHDLDEALRIGSEIAILKDGRLVQVGSPDEILTNPANDYVARFVQRRTGGGHD; this is encoded by the coding sequence ATGGCTGAGATCGAGATCCGCAATGTCTACAAGATCTTCGGCCGCGACACCGGAACCGCGCTCCGGCTTGCGAAGGAGGGTCTCGACAAGGCCGAGGTGCTGGCCCGCACCGGCTGCAGCGTCGGCCTGGACGATGTCAGCCTGACCATCGGCGCCGGCCGGATCTTCGTGATCATGGGGCTGTCGGGTTCGGGCAAGTCGACGCTGGTCCGGCACATCAACCGGCTGATCGAGCCCACCGCCGGCGAGGTTCGTTTCGACGGCCGCAACATCCTGGATCTGGGAGCGAAGGCGCTCAGGGATTTCCGCACCCATCGGGTCAGCATGGTGTTCCAGAGCTTCGGGCTGATGCCGCATCGCACCGTGCTGCAGAACGTCGTCTACGGCCAGCGGGTGCGCGGCCTGTCGCGCGCCGAGGCCCGGCCGATCGGCATGCAGTGGATCGAGGCGGTCGGCCTGTCCGGCTATGAAGACAAGTATCCTCACCAGCTGTCGGGCGGCATGAAGCAGCGCGTCGGCCTTGCCCGGGCCCTGGCCGCCGATACCGACGTGATCCTGATGGACGAGGCCTTCTCGGCGCTTGATCCGCTGATCCGCACCGACATGCAGGACCAGCTGCTTCAGCTGCAGCAGAACCTCGCCAAGACCATCGTCTTCATCACTCACGATCTGGACGAGGCGCTGCGCATAGGTTCTGAGATCGCGATCCTGAAGGATGGCCGCCTGGTCCAGGTCGGCAGCCCCGACGAGATCCTGACCAACCCCGCCAACGACTATGTCGCCCGTTTCGTCCAGCGTCGGACCGGAGGTGGCCATGACTGA
- a CDS encoding transglutaminase family protein translates to MAEGTDRREGAAAGADQRVRITHITSYRYDRAVILGPHRLMLRPRESREHRLLAFDLDISPAARVDWSHDVAGNAIASALFESPSDTLTIHAQAVVGLSAPAWPVFPIAASAIRYPFFYSADDWTDLGALALPQYADATGRLSDWVEGFVMSRPTDTLSLLKDLSNGVAAQIAYESRETEGTQGPLETLDRGWGSCRDFAVLFTEAARTLGFGARLVSGYLYNPAGDQLGSTAAGSTHAWAEVFVPGAGWIPFDPTNRAVGSANLIPVAVARNIQQILPIAGSFAGADVDRPVMDVVVKVEDLQTAAPGR, encoded by the coding sequence ATGGCAGAGGGAACCGACCGTCGAGAGGGCGCCGCCGCGGGCGCCGACCAAAGGGTCAGGATCACCCACATCACGTCGTATCGTTACGATCGCGCCGTCATACTGGGCCCCCACAGGCTGATGCTGCGACCACGGGAAAGCCGGGAGCACAGGCTGCTTGCCTTCGATCTCGACATCTCACCGGCGGCCCGGGTCGACTGGTCACATGATGTGGCGGGCAACGCCATCGCATCCGCCCTGTTCGAAAGCCCATCCGACACGCTGACGATCCATGCCCAGGCCGTCGTCGGGCTCAGCGCGCCGGCCTGGCCCGTCTTCCCGATCGCAGCCTCGGCGATCCGCTATCCGTTCTTCTATTCTGCGGATGACTGGACCGATCTCGGCGCACTCGCCCTGCCCCAATATGCCGACGCAACGGGGCGGCTGTCCGATTGGGTCGAAGGCTTCGTGATGAGCAGGCCGACCGACACCCTCTCGTTGCTGAAGGACCTCAGCAACGGCGTTGCGGCGCAGATTGCCTATGAAAGCCGCGAAACCGAAGGGACACAGGGGCCGCTCGAAACCCTGGACCGGGGGTGGGGATCCTGCCGCGACTTTGCCGTGCTGTTCACCGAGGCGGCCAGAACGCTCGGCTTTGGGGCGCGGCTCGTCTCGGGCTATCTCTACAACCCGGCCGGCGACCAGCTGGGATCGACGGCGGCGGGATCGACACATGCATGGGCCGAAGTCTTCGTGCCCGGCGCCGGCTGGATCCCGTTCGACCCGACCAACCGGGCGGTGGGCTCGGCCAATCTGATCCCGGTTGCGGTGGCGCGCAACATCCAGCAGATCCTGCCCATCGCCGGAAGCTTCGCCGGCGCGGATGTCGACCGACCGGTCATGGATGTCGTCGTGAAAGTCGAAGATCTGCAGACGGCCGCCCCGGGCAGGTGA
- a CDS encoding ABC transporter substrate-binding protein codes for MFAVSTGSAQASYCGDGKTVTFAGIDWESGAFITEVMKTILSEGYDCAVDAIPGNSVTLEQATANNDVQIFAEEWIGRSDVWNNAAAAGQVVSVGKTFVGASEGWFVPAYMIKGDTTRGIAPAAPKLETVEQLKDPAIVKLFTDPEEPSKGRFLNCPSGWTCEGVNTAKLEAYKLTDDYVNFRPGTGTALDAAISAAYLRGEPILFYYWTPTAIMGKYDLVQLKEPAYDEACWTELTSATGKRDRGCAFPAVEVAYGLNADFAKAAPEIVEMLEKATFPLAEVNASLAYMVDEKADAQAAAKRFLATKGDVWGGWVPAEVRAKIEAAVK; via the coding sequence GTGTTCGCGGTCTCCACCGGCAGCGCCCAGGCCTCGTATTGCGGGGACGGCAAGACCGTCACCTTTGCCGGCATCGACTGGGAAAGCGGCGCCTTCATCACCGAGGTGATGAAGACCATCCTGTCCGAAGGCTATGACTGCGCGGTTGACGCGATCCCCGGCAACTCTGTGACGCTGGAGCAGGCGACCGCCAATAACGACGTCCAGATCTTCGCCGAGGAATGGATCGGCCGCAGCGACGTCTGGAACAATGCCGCCGCCGCCGGCCAGGTGGTCTCGGTCGGCAAGACCTTCGTCGGCGCCAGCGAGGGCTGGTTTGTCCCGGCCTATATGATCAAGGGCGACACCACCCGCGGCATCGCCCCTGCCGCGCCCAAGCTGGAGACGGTGGAGCAGCTCAAGGATCCGGCGATCGTGAAGCTGTTCACCGACCCGGAGGAGCCGTCGAAGGGCCGTTTCCTGAACTGCCCCTCGGGCTGGACCTGCGAGGGTGTCAACACGGCCAAGCTCGAAGCCTACAAGCTTACCGACGATTATGTGAACTTCCGCCCGGGCACCGGCACCGCGCTGGATGCGGCGATCTCGGCCGCCTATCTGCGCGGCGAGCCGATCCTGTTCTACTACTGGACGCCGACCGCGATCATGGGCAAGTACGATCTGGTCCAGCTGAAGGAACCGGCCTATGACGAGGCCTGCTGGACGGAGCTGACCAGCGCCACCGGCAAGCGTGACCGCGGCTGCGCCTTCCCGGCGGTCGAGGTTGCCTATGGCCTGAACGCCGATTTCGCCAAGGCGGCGCCCGAGATCGTCGAGATGCTGGAGAAGGCGACCTTCCCGCTGGCCGAGGTGAATGCCAGCCTGGCCTATATGGTCGACGAAAAGGCCGATGCCCAGGCTGCCGCGAAACGCTTCCTGGCGACCAAGGGCGATGTCTGGGGCGGCTGGGTTCCGGCCGAGGTCCGGGCGAAGATCGAGGCGGCGGTGAAGTGA
- the hutC gene encoding histidine utilization repressor, translating into MTQIGIQIEATRPAPAGEDGLRDLPLYEQLKARIKSRIASGDWPANHRVPSENELVEEMGVSRMTAHRALRELAAEGVILRVQGKGSFVAPAKRSAPFLGVRNIADEIAERGAAHTVSITLSQKENCGPELADALEVAMGSEVFHTVIVHREDEVPIQIEDRFVNPAVAPDYLAQDFSSITPNAYLTALAPITRTEQSVEAILPKAWECRLLAIARAEPCLMVRRRTWSGPRVVTAVRLLYPGTRYRLESSY; encoded by the coding sequence ATGACCCAGATCGGCATCCAGATCGAGGCGACCCGGCCGGCGCCGGCCGGCGAAGACGGGCTGCGCGACTTGCCGCTTTACGAGCAGCTAAAGGCCCGTATCAAGTCACGCATCGCCAGCGGCGACTGGCCGGCCAATCACCGGGTACCGTCGGAGAACGAGCTGGTCGAGGAGATGGGGGTGAGCCGCATGACCGCGCATCGCGCCCTGAGAGAGCTGGCGGCCGAAGGCGTGATCCTGCGCGTTCAGGGCAAGGGATCCTTCGTCGCCCCCGCCAAGCGCAGCGCCCCCTTCCTGGGCGTGCGCAACATCGCCGACGAGATCGCCGAACGCGGCGCCGCCCATACGGTTTCCATCACCCTGAGCCAGAAAGAAAATTGCGGGCCGGAGCTTGCCGACGCGCTGGAGGTCGCGATGGGATCGGAAGTCTTCCACACCGTCATCGTCCATCGCGAGGACGAGGTGCCGATCCAGATCGAGGACCGGTTCGTCAACCCGGCGGTGGCGCCCGACTATCTGGCCCAGGATTTCAGCAGTATCACGCCCAACGCCTACCTTACGGCACTCGCCCCCATCACCCGCACCGAACAGTCGGTTGAAGCGATCCTGCCCAAGGCCTGGGAATGCCGGCTGCTCGCGATTGCCCGCGCCGAGCCCTGCCTGATGGTCCGCCGCCGGACCTGGTCGGGGCCGCGGGTGGTGACGGCGGTGCGCCTGCTCTACCCCGGCACACGCTACCGGCTGGAGAGCAGCTACTGA
- a CDS encoding GlxA family transcriptional regulator, producing the protein MTDTLPEPVEIGLLLYPDVQEAAIHGLSDLILIADRLRAEDEATGPALRLSHWRADETGEVRRVFDSHPGRPGRPAALILPPSLAPPISPEAAAPLARWLTARHGDGAVLCSVCAGAFLLAETGLLDSRPATTHWNYHDRFASRFPAIRVDTARLLIDDGDLMTAGGVMSWTDLGLALIARLLGPALMVRTARFLLIDPPGREQRAYSLFVPRLDHGDAAILKVQHWLQATGAREVRLPDLAARAGLEERTFLRRFRKATGLRPVEYCQHLRIARARERLERSAETVDRIAWEAGYEDPASFRKLFQRITGLTPAAYRERFGAGAGR; encoded by the coding sequence ATGACCGACACGCTGCCGGAGCCGGTCGAGATCGGCCTGCTGCTCTACCCGGACGTCCAGGAGGCCGCGATCCACGGGCTGAGCGACCTGATCCTGATCGCCGACCGGCTGCGGGCCGAAGACGAGGCCACGGGTCCGGCGCTCCGCCTCAGCCATTGGCGGGCGGACGAGACGGGAGAGGTGCGGCGGGTGTTCGACAGCCATCCGGGCCGGCCCGGCCGGCCGGCGGCCTTGATCCTGCCGCCCAGCCTGGCGCCGCCGATCTCGCCCGAAGCCGCCGCACCGCTGGCCCGCTGGCTGACCGCCCGCCATGGTGACGGCGCCGTGCTGTGCTCGGTCTGTGCCGGCGCCTTCCTGCTGGCCGAAACCGGGCTGCTCGACAGCCGCCCGGCCACCACCCACTGGAATTATCACGACCGCTTCGCCAGCCGCTTCCCCGCCATCCGGGTCGATACCGCCCGGCTGCTGATCGACGACGGCGACCTGATGACCGCGGGCGGGGTGATGTCGTGGACCGATCTGGGCCTGGCCCTGATCGCCCGCCTGCTGGGGCCGGCATTGATGGTGCGCACCGCCCGCTTCCTGCTGATCGACCCGCCCGGCCGCGAACAGCGCGCCTACAGCCTGTTCGTGCCGCGGCTCGACCATGGCGATGCGGCGATCCTGAAGGTCCAGCACTGGCTGCAGGCAACGGGGGCACGCGAGGTGCGGCTGCCCGATCTGGCGGCGCGGGCGGGGCTGGAGGAACGCACCTTCCTGCGCCGCTTCCGCAAGGCCACGGGCCTGCGGCCGGTGGAATACTGCCAGCATCTGCGCATCGCCCGCGCCCGCGAGCGGCTGGAACGGAGCGCAGAGACCGTCGACCGGATCGCCTGGGAAGCCGGTTACGAAGATCCGGCATCTTTCCGCAAGCTGTTCCAGCGGATCACCGGGCTGACGCCGGCGGCGTATCGGGAGAGGTTCGGAGCGGGCGCCGGGCGCTGA
- a CDS encoding ABC transporter permease — protein MFPESLHISIRGPINDFVRMLVVDYGFVFKAVSNVILQGILVIEQILRGLPWWVVFLVFTGLAWQATRRIAPTVMIAVMLLVVGVLGLWDLTMQTLALMLMATLVSVVIGIPVGIWVAKSRIMRGITLPVLDVMQTMPSFVYLIPAIMLFGLGKVPAVLATIIYAVPPLIRLTDLGIRQVDREVIEAAQAFGGSPRQILFGVELPLATPTIMAGLNQTIMMALSMVVVASMIGARGLGEQVLNGIQTLDVGKGLEAGLGIVILAIVLDRITQGFGRPRNEDARHG, from the coding sequence ATGTTCCCCGAGTCCCTCCACATTTCCATTCGCGGGCCGATCAACGACTTCGTCCGCATGCTGGTGGTCGATTACGGCTTCGTGTTCAAGGCCGTGTCGAACGTCATCCTCCAGGGCATCCTGGTCATCGAGCAGATCCTGCGCGGCCTGCCCTGGTGGGTGGTGTTTCTGGTGTTCACGGGGCTTGCCTGGCAGGCGACCCGCCGGATTGCGCCGACCGTGATGATCGCCGTGATGCTGCTGGTCGTGGGCGTGCTCGGGCTCTGGGACCTGACCATGCAGACGCTCGCCCTGATGCTGATGGCGACACTCGTCTCGGTGGTCATCGGCATCCCCGTCGGGATCTGGGTCGCCAAAAGCCGGATCATGCGCGGCATCACCCTGCCGGTGCTCGACGTGATGCAGACCATGCCGAGCTTCGTCTATCTGATCCCGGCGATCATGCTCTTCGGCCTGGGCAAGGTGCCGGCGGTGCTGGCGACCATCATCTACGCCGTGCCGCCGCTGATCCGGCTCACCGATCTCGGCATCCGTCAGGTCGACCGCGAGGTGATCGAGGCCGCCCAGGCCTTCGGCGGCAGTCCGCGCCAGATCCTGTTCGGGGTGGAACTGCCGCTCGCAACCCCGACCATCATGGCCGGTCTCAACCAGACGATCATGATGGCCCTGTCGATGGTGGTGGTCGCCTCCATGATCGGCGCCCGCGGCCTTGGCGAGCAGGTGCTGAACGGCATCCAGACGCTCGATGTCGGCAAGGGGCTGGAAGCGGGGCTCGGCATCGTCATCCTGGCCATCGTGCTCGACCGCATCACCCAGGGCTTCGGCCGGCCGCGCAACGAGGATGCCCGTCATGGCTGA
- a CDS encoding cysteine hydrolase family protein: protein MGKRALVVIDVQNDYFPGGSWPLVGIEAAAANVARLIAAFRAAGEPVVHVRHEFTREGAPFFVAGSDGARIHESVTPAEGEPVVLKHFPNAFRETGLDALLREMAVDHVVIAGAMSHMCIDAGARAARDLGFEVTVAHDACATRDQEFGGVIVPAAQVHAAFMAALGFAYANVVATGELAG from the coding sequence ATGGGCAAGCGCGCCCTCGTCGTGATCGACGTCCAGAACGACTATTTCCCCGGTGGCAGCTGGCCGCTGGTCGGCATCGAGGCCGCAGCGGCCAATGTCGCCCGGCTGATCGCCGCCTTCCGCGCGGCGGGGGAGCCGGTGGTGCATGTCCGCCACGAATTCACCCGCGAGGGCGCCCCCTTCTTCGTCGCCGGATCCGATGGCGCCCGCATCCACGAGAGTGTCACTCCGGCGGAGGGTGAGCCGGTGGTGCTGAAGCACTTTCCCAACGCCTTCCGCGAGACCGGGCTGGACGCGCTGCTGCGCGAGATGGCCGTGGACCACGTGGTGATCGCCGGCGCCATGAGCCATATGTGCATCGATGCCGGTGCCCGCGCCGCCCGCGATCTGGGCTTCGAGGTCACCGTCGCCCATGACGCCTGCGCCACCCGCGACCAGGAGTTCGGCGGCGTGATCGTCCCGGCTGCCCAGGTCCATGCGGCCTTCATGGCGGCGCTGGGCTTTGCCTATGCCAATGTCGTGGCGACCGGCGAGCTGGCAGGCTGA
- a CDS encoding NAD(P)-dependent oxidoreductase, whose amino-acid sequence MTETVGFIGLGVMGQPMALNLARAGTPLVVWNRTREKCDALAAAGAEVAASPDEVFRRAEVVILMMIDEASTDLVLGRSVARFRANVAGHLIVNMGTLPAGYSCALAAEIRTAGGRYVEAPVSGSRAPAEAGQLVAMLAGAPEDVARVEPLLAPMCRQTVACGAVPQALQMKLAVNLFLITMVTGLTEAFHFAEGHGLDLDRFVEVLDAGPMASAVSRMKLAKLRAGDYSVQASIPDVFKNARLVAEAARAAEIASPVLDVCHGLFGETLAAGHDSLDMAAVVKAIQARTAAQRAATAPAQRAGVRP is encoded by the coding sequence ATGACCGAAACCGTCGGATTTATCGGGCTCGGCGTGATGGGCCAGCCCATGGCGCTCAACCTGGCACGTGCCGGCACACCACTGGTGGTATGGAACCGCACGCGGGAGAAATGCGACGCCCTGGCCGCCGCCGGCGCCGAAGTCGCGGCAAGCCCGGACGAAGTCTTCCGCCGCGCCGAGGTCGTCATCCTGATGATGATCGACGAGGCCTCGACCGATCTGGTGCTGGGCCGCAGCGTCGCGCGTTTCCGGGCCAATGTCGCAGGCCATCTGATCGTCAACATGGGCACGCTGCCCGCCGGATATTCCTGCGCGCTCGCGGCTGAAATCCGCACCGCCGGCGGGCGCTATGTCGAAGCGCCGGTCTCCGGCTCCCGCGCGCCGGCCGAGGCCGGGCAGCTGGTCGCCATGCTGGCCGGTGCCCCTGAAGACGTCGCCCGGGTCGAACCGCTGCTGGCACCGATGTGCCGCCAGACCGTGGCCTGCGGCGCCGTGCCCCAGGCGCTGCAGATGAAGCTGGCGGTCAACCTGTTCCTGATCACCATGGTCACCGGGCTGACCGAAGCCTTCCATTTCGCCGAGGGCCATGGGCTCGATCTCGACCGCTTCGTCGAGGTGCTGGATGCAGGCCCGATGGCGAGTGCCGTGTCGCGGATGAAGCTCGCCAAACTGCGGGCCGGCGATTACAGCGTCCAGGCCTCGATCCCGGACGTGTTCAAGAATGCCCGGCTGGTGGCGGAAGCGGCGCGGGCGGCAGAGATCGCCTCGCCCGTCCTTGATGTCTGTCACGGCCTGTTCGGCGAGACGCTCGCCGCCGGCCATGACAGCCTCGACATGGCGGCGGTGGTGAAGGCGATCCAGGCCCGGACGGCGGCTCAACGCGCCGCAACCGCCCCCGCCCAGCGGGCCGGGGTGAGGCCGTAG
- a CDS encoding Lrp/AsnC family transcriptional regulator → MDDKDRQIVRILQTEGRITNLELADRVALSPSPCLRRVRALEEAGVIRGYGARVDAKAFGLGLTAFVHIRLDRHNRAVVDGFERRIGVIDEVVECHLVTGKSDYLLRVMVADLAAYEDFVRNRLHDIEGITSIESIFVYSSVKDAGAWPDPG, encoded by the coding sequence ATGGACGACAAGGACCGCCAGATCGTCCGCATCCTCCAGACCGAGGGCCGGATCACCAATCTGGAACTGGCGGACCGTGTGGCGCTTTCACCCTCACCCTGCCTGCGCCGGGTACGGGCGCTGGAAGAGGCGGGTGTCATCCGGGGCTACGGCGCCCGGGTCGATGCCAAAGCCTTCGGACTGGGCCTCACCGCCTTCGTCCATATCCGCCTGGACCGGCACAACCGAGCCGTGGTGGACGGTTTCGAACGCCGGATCGGCGTGATCGACGAGGTGGTGGAATGCCATCTGGTCACCGGCAAATCCGACTATCTGCTGCGGGTGATGGTGGCCGACCTCGCGGCTTATGAGGATTTCGTCCGCAACCGCCTGCACGATATCGAGGGCATAACGTCGATCGAATCGATCTTCGTCTACAGCTCGGTCAAGGATGCCGGCGCCTGGCCCGATCCGGGGTGA
- a CDS encoding methionine gamma-lyase — MTTSRSFSTRAIHSGYDPAANDGALTPPLHLTSTFVFETAEAGGEMFAGTRPGHVYSRISNPTLDLLERRMADLEGAEAGLALASGMGAITATLWTLVSPGDEVIVDRTLYGCTFAFMRHGLARFGVTITHVDLTDPENLAAAIGPRTRVVYFETPANPNMRLVDIGRVSEIARAAGAVTVVDNTYATPRLTRPIELGADLVVHSATKYLGGHGDLVAGLVVGDAETVGRIRLEGLKDMTGAVMAPFNAMLILRGLKTLALRMERHSASALAVARMLNAHPAVASVWYPGLEDFPQHDLARRQMALPGGMIAFELTGGLVAGRETMNRLGLIGRAVSLGDAESLIQHPASMTHSTYTPEERAAYGISDGLIRLSVGLEDPADLLEDLEQALPRPVLHRRSA; from the coding sequence ATGACCACATCGCGCAGTTTTTCGACCCGCGCCATCCATTCAGGCTACGATCCGGCTGCCAATGACGGTGCGCTGACCCCGCCGCTTCATCTTACCTCAACCTTCGTGTTCGAGACCGCCGAGGCGGGTGGCGAGATGTTTGCCGGCACCCGCCCCGGCCATGTCTATTCCCGCATCTCCAACCCCACCCTCGACCTGCTGGAGCGCCGGATGGCCGATCTGGAAGGGGCGGAGGCGGGGCTGGCACTGGCGTCGGGTATGGGGGCGATCACCGCCACGCTCTGGACCCTGGTTTCGCCGGGGGACGAGGTGATCGTCGACCGCACGCTTTATGGCTGTACCTTCGCCTTTATGCGCCATGGTCTGGCGCGCTTCGGGGTCACCATCACCCATGTCGATCTCACCGACCCCGAAAACCTTGCCGCCGCCATCGGCCCACGCACCCGGGTGGTGTATTTCGAAACCCCGGCCAATCCGAACATGCGGCTGGTCGACATCGGTCGGGTGTCGGAGATCGCCCGTGCCGCGGGCGCCGTGACCGTGGTCGACAACACCTATGCCACGCCCCGTCTCACCCGGCCGATCGAGCTCGGTGCCGATCTGGTGGTGCATTCGGCGACCAAATATCTGGGGGGACATGGTGATCTGGTGGCAGGGCTGGTGGTCGGTGATGCCGAAACCGTCGGCCGGATCCGGCTGGAGGGGCTGAAGGACATGACCGGCGCGGTGATGGCGCCGTTCAACGCCATGCTGATCCTGCGCGGGCTCAAGACCCTGGCGCTGCGCATGGAGCGCCATTCGGCGAGTGCGCTTGCGGTGGCGCGGATGCTGAACGCCCATCCGGCCGTGGCGTCGGTCTGGTATCCGGGGCTGGAAGATTTCCCGCAGCATGATCTGGCCCGGCGCCAGATGGCGCTGCCGGGCGGCATGATCGCCTTCGAGCTGACCGGCGGCCTCGTGGCCGGCCGCGAGACCATGAACCGGCTGGGGCTGATCGGCCGGGCCGTGTCGCTGGGCGATGCCGAAAGCCTGATCCAGCACCCCGCCTCAATGACCCACTCGACCTATACGCCCGAGGAGCGGGCCGCCTATGGCATTTCCGACGGGCTGATCCGGCTGTCGGTCGGGTTGGAGGATCCGGCGGATCTGCTGGAGGATCTTGAGCAGGCCCTGCCGCGGCCGGTTCTGCACCGGCGCAGTGCCTGA
- a CDS encoding AraC family transcriptional regulator, whose amino-acid sequence MRLRLGAGAPGLERLAAAFDGRAFAPHRHDTYAIGITTHGVQSFRYRGTRRACLAGQMHVLHPDELHDGAAGTPDGFGYRIVYVDPALILAALDGRPLPFVADPVVTAAAIDPVLRQGLVDLDVPLGDLESVELVTGLADMLGRLDRSASPRGTGGRLPVEALEQVRRLIADDPATRHAAAALEAVSGLDRWTLARQFRRAFGTSPSRYRTMRQLDLARAAMQRGLALSEAALDAGFADQSHMSRAFKRGYGLTPARWAGAVAAR is encoded by the coding sequence ATCCGGCTGCGCCTGGGTGCGGGCGCGCCTGGCCTGGAGCGTCTGGCCGCGGCCTTCGACGGTCGGGCTTTCGCGCCCCATCGCCACGACACTTATGCGATCGGCATCACCACTCATGGCGTGCAGAGCTTCCGCTATCGTGGCACCCGCCGGGCCTGCCTGGCCGGGCAGATGCATGTGCTTCACCCCGACGAGCTTCACGACGGCGCCGCCGGCACGCCGGACGGCTTCGGCTATCGGATCGTCTATGTCGATCCGGCGCTGATCCTGGCGGCCCTGGACGGCCGGCCGCTGCCTTTCGTCGCCGACCCGGTGGTCACGGCGGCGGCGATCGATCCGGTGCTGCGGCAGGGGCTGGTCGATCTGGATGTGCCGCTGGGCGATCTGGAGAGCGTCGAACTCGTCACCGGGCTGGCGGACATGCTGGGCCGGCTGGATCGGTCGGCGTCGCCGAGGGGCACAGGCGGCCGGCTGCCGGTCGAAGCGCTGGAGCAGGTGCGCCGGCTGATCGCCGACGACCCGGCAACCCGCCATGCCGCCGCCGCTCTGGAAGCCGTTTCGGGCCTGGATCGCTGGACGCTGGCCCGCCAGTTCCGGCGCGCCTTCGGCACCAGCCCCAGCCGTTATCGCACCATGCGCCAGCTGGACCTTGCACGGGCGGCGATGCAGCGGGGCCTTGCTCTGTCGGAAGCGGCGCTGGACGCGGGCTTCGCCGATCAGAGCCATATGAGCCGCGCCTTCAAGCGCGGCTACGGCCTCACCCCGGCCCGCTGGGCGGGGGCGGTTGCGGCGCGTTGA
- a CDS encoding LysE family translocator: MADLSSITLPGPAALPELAGFAAASLAITFSPGPSTIAMTATGSAFGLARALPYALGSALGTISVMAAVAAGLASLLLAEPAVATILLIISAGYILYLALRIATAPPPGLPQAGSRPPGPAGGVVLAVTNPKAWLAFAALFAGTGTTPGEIGPRILILTASIIASHVVWLLLGAGFARLLRRPRVSRTVNLVLAVLLVGSMVVAVRG, encoded by the coding sequence ATGGCCGATCTCTCCAGCATCACCCTGCCCGGGCCTGCCGCCCTGCCCGAGCTTGCAGGTTTCGCCGCCGCAAGCCTCGCGATCACCTTCAGCCCGGGCCCCAGCACCATCGCCATGACGGCAACCGGCAGTGCCTTCGGCCTGGCCCGCGCCCTGCCCTATGCCCTGGGCAGTGCGCTCGGGACGATCTCGGTCATGGCGGCAGTCGCCGCCGGCCTCGCCTCGCTGCTGCTGGCGGAGCCGGCAGTGGCGACCATCCTGCTGATCATATCGGCCGGCTATATCCTGTACCTGGCCCTGCGCATCGCCACCGCCCCGCCTCCGGGCCTGCCCCAGGCCGGCAGCCGCCCGCCGGGACCGGCCGGCGGGGTGGTGCTGGCCGTCACCAACCCCAAAGCCTGGCTCGCTTTCGCCGCCCTCTTCGCCGGCACCGGTACCACGCCCGGCGAAATCGGGCCGCGGATCCTGATCCTGACAGCCTCGATCATCGCCAGCCATGTCGTCTGGCTGCTGCTCGGCGCCGGCTTCGCCCGTCTGCTCCGCCGGCCGCGGGTGTCGCGGACGGTCAATCTGGTGCTGGCGGTGCTGCTGGTGGGATCGATGGTGGTGGCGGTCAGGGGGTGA
- the rplU gene encoding 50S ribosomal protein L21, producing MFAVIKTGGKQYKVAENDVIAVETLGVEPGATVEFEPLMVGTADGVKIGAPVVAGAKVTAEVVDLVRTRRVLIFKKTRRKGYRRLNGHRQSLTKIRVTSISA from the coding sequence ATGTTCGCGGTCATCAAGACGGGCGGCAAGCAGTACAAGGTCGCGGAGAACGACGTCATCGCCGTGGAGACGCTGGGCGTCGAGCCGGGCGCGACGGTCGAGTTCGAGCCGCTGATGGTCGGCACCGCCGATGGCGTGAAGATCGGCGCCCCGGTCGTTGCCGGCGCCAAGGTCACGGCCGAGGTCGTCGACCTGGTCCGCACCCGTCGGGTGCTGATCTTCAAGAAGACCCGGCGCAAGGGCTATCGTCGCCTGAACGGTCATCGTCAGAGCCTGACGAAGATCCGCGTCACCTCGATTTCGGCCTGA
- the rpmA gene encoding 50S ribosomal protein L27, with product MAHKKAGGSSRNGRDSAGRRLGVKKFGGEAVIAGNILIRQRGTKWYPGRNVGMGRDHTLFALTDGTVTFSRGRDDRTIIHVEPAQA from the coding sequence ATGGCTCATAAAAAGGCAGGCGGCAGCTCCCGCAACGGTCGCGACAGTGCCGGCCGGCGCCTCGGCGTCAAGAAGTTCGGCGGCGAAGCCGTGATTGCCGGCAACATCCTCATCCGTCAGCGCGGCACCAAGTGGTACCCCGGCCGCAATGTCGGCATGGGCCGCGACCACACCCTGTTCGCCCTGACCGACGGCACCGTGACCTTCAGCCGCGGCCGCGACGACCGGACCATCATTCACGTCGAGCCGGCGCAGGCCTGA